A window of Exiguobacterium sp. FSL W8-0210 genomic DNA:
AGGAGCATCGCTGGGTAGCTACGTGCGGACGGGATAAATGCTGAAAGCATCTAAGCATGAAGCCCCCTCCAAGATGAGATTTCCCTTTGAGTAATCAAGAAAGACCCCTCAGAGACGATGAGGTAGATAGGTCACGGGTGGAAGCATGGCGACATGTGGAGCTGAGTGATACTAATCGGTCGAGGCCTTGTTCTAGCAGATGCATTGTTGATGACTTCAGTTTTGAGGGCGCGAGCCCGATCGTCTGGTGACGATAGCCAAGTGGTCACACCCGTTCCCATGCCGAACACGGAAGTTAAGCACTTGAACGCCGAAAGTAGTTGGGGGCTTCCCCCTGTGAGGATAGGACGTTGCCAGGCAAACGGTGGTTCTGGAGCATACGCTCAAGGGCCGCCGCTTTTTTGTGTCTTTTTGTAGAAAGACATGTATCCATTTTAATGAAGGGACTGAACAGGGATATGGCGAAAAAAACGAAACTACGCGTAGCCGTCGAAGAGAACGAGACGATTGGTGCCTGTTTGGATCGTATCGATGCCATGGGATACCGCCCGACGGTCCGACGAGAAGAACCGATCTTTGGATTAGACGCTAATGGCGAACCGTATCCAATTCGTCAGCAAATCGTCTTCGATTGCAAAGTGAAAGAGAACGAATAACTGCCTAGAGCATCCTCCGAATCATGTGGAGGGTGCTTTTTTTAGTGCTTGATTCGATGTGATGCCTTTCAAGAAAATAAACTCCGAATGGACACTAGATGAAATCAGAAAAACTACTTTTAAAACCGAACGATAAATTTTCAGACAATTAAATTGTTCGCCTTTGGTTGACGCCTTGGGATGGACTTGTTAAGATGAAGTCGTGACAGGATGATTGAATATAAACACCTCGTATAATAGCAGGGATATGGCTTGCAAGTTTCTACCCAACGACCCTAAATCGTTGGACTATGGGGTATATGGATGTTCGTCGATATTTCTTTGGCGTACCTTTTTATACCCTAAGCCACCCTTTTAGCCGTGGTTTGGGCTTTTTTTATGCACAAAGGAGGAAACAGCGATGGGAAATGCAGAAGTCGGCGTCATCATGGGAAGTCAATCGGATTGGGAAACGATGAAACATACATGTGATGTGTTGGAGCAACTTGAGATTCCTTACGAAAAGAAAGTCGTTTCCGCACACCGGACACCGGATCTAATGTTTCGTTATGCTGAATCAGCACGTGAACGAGGACTGAAGGTCATCATTGCCGGTGCAGGCGGTGCTGC
This region includes:
- a CDS encoding NETI motif-containing protein — its product is MAKKTKLRVAVEENETIGACLDRIDAMGYRPTVRREEPIFGLDANGEPYPIRQQIVFDCKVKENE